The proteins below come from a single Phycisphaeraceae bacterium genomic window:
- a CDS encoding sigma-70 family RNA polymerase sigma factor, with amino-acid sequence MGREHAEPSPQPKELTDLLARAAQGEDDAWRQLIAQYSRRIFALCRSRLNSVELAEEITQSVFVTVARKVTEGGYIESGRFEPWLFRVVMNRIRDEIRRRNRAAHHASSPVEQHADPIPFADEPPEDLLALRQAISQLPAPDREVIELRHHAQLSFKDIADLTQEPIGTLLARHHRALRKLRAMLESRSISSESGNKP; translated from the coding sequence TTGGGTCGCGAGCACGCTGAGCCATCTCCGCAGCCGAAGGAACTGACCGACCTGCTCGCGCGGGCCGCCCAGGGTGAGGATGACGCATGGCGACAACTGATCGCACAATACAGCCGACGCATCTTCGCCCTCTGTCGCAGCCGACTCAACTCCGTCGAACTGGCCGAGGAGATCACTCAGTCAGTGTTTGTCACCGTCGCTCGCAAGGTCACCGAAGGCGGGTACATAGAGTCCGGGCGCTTCGAGCCTTGGCTCTTCCGCGTCGTCATGAATCGGATTCGCGATGAAATACGCCGCCGAAATCGCGCAGCCCACCACGCTTCCTCGCCTGTCGAGCAGCACGCCGATCCCATTCCCTTCGCCGATGAACCGCCCGAAGATCTCCTCGCACTCCGTCAGGCAATCAGCCAGCTCCCCGCACCCGACCGCGAAGTCATCGAACTTCGCCACCACGCACAACTCAGTTTCAAGGACATCGCCGATCTCACACAAGAACCCATCGGAACCCTTCTCGCCCGCCACCACCGCGCCTTGCGGAAACTGAGAGCAATGCTCGAATCCCGCTCCATATCGAGCGAATCTGGAA